One window of the Equus caballus isolate H_3958 breed thoroughbred chromosome 2, TB-T2T, whole genome shotgun sequence genome contains the following:
- the ID3 gene encoding DNA-binding protein inhibitor ID-3, translating to MKALSPVRGCYEAVCCLSERSLAIARGRGKGPAAEEPLSLLDDMNHCYSRLRELVPGVPRGTQLSQVEILQRVIDYILDLQVVLAEPAPGPPDSPHLPIQTAELAPELVISNDKRSFCH from the exons ATGAAGGCGCTGAGCCCGGTGCGTGGCTGCTACGAGGCGGTGTGCTGCCTGTCGGAACGCAGCCTCGCCATCGCGCGGGGCCGCGGGAAGGGCCCGGCAGCAGAGGAACCGCTGAGCCTGCTGGACGACATGAACCACTGCTACTCACGTCTGAGGGAACTGGTACCCGGAGTCCCGCGAGGCACTCAGCTTAGCCAGGTGGAAATCCTGCAGCGCGTCATCGACTACATCCTCGACCTGCAGGTGGTCCTGGCGGAGCCCGCTCCTGGACCCCCAGACAGTCCGCATCTTCCTATCCAG acAGCCGAGCTCGCCCCAGAACTTGTGATCTCCAACGACAAGAGGAGTTTCTGCCACTGA